One stretch of Thermoproteota archaeon DNA includes these proteins:
- a CDS encoding Glu-tRNA(Gln) amidotransferase GatDE subunit D, whose protein sequence is MSEYRGYQGRSLEFLQKNNIKIGSKVKIFSDIVYDGIIMPRYEKSDSNHITLKLKSGYNIGLEIDKIEKIEKLESLEIKTEHKRPIEKKANLEKILLISTGGTIASKIDYRTGAVTPALSPEELNSSIPELAEMANIDTELILSEYSENLQPKDWKRIAQKLDDYSNSDYKGIIVAHGTDTMHYTSAFLSFALSGYPIPIALVGSQRSSDRPSSDAALNLIAAVKFLTEANEKGVYVIMHNDENDKTIACHLGTRVRKNHTSKRGAFQTIGGNPGFLIVENSIQKNITKKFFQTEKYLPRINVDSRVALLKYYPGFDPRIVENLIDLGHKAIIFEGTGLGHIGKNMYEVVKSANQSGLFLGMTSQCIDGKVRMTVYESGRDLMDMGIIPLGNLIPEVALVKAMWALGNTEDISKIKEIMLQEISSEYSN, encoded by the coding sequence ATGTCCGAATACAGAGGCTACCAAGGTAGATCTCTAGAATTTTTACAGAAAAATAATATCAAGATAGGCAGCAAGGTGAAAATTTTTTCAGATATTGTTTATGATGGTATCATAATGCCCAGATATGAAAAATCAGATTCAAATCACATCACACTGAAATTAAAAAGTGGTTACAACATTGGTCTTGAAATTGATAAGATTGAAAAAATCGAGAAATTAGAATCTCTAGAAATTAAAACTGAGCATAAAAGACCTATAGAGAAAAAGGCAAATTTAGAAAAAATTCTTTTAATTTCAACCGGTGGTACTATTGCTAGCAAAATAGATTATAGAACAGGAGCCGTAACACCTGCCCTAAGTCCAGAAGAACTCAATTCATCAATCCCAGAGTTAGCAGAAATGGCAAATATTGATACAGAATTAATCTTATCAGAGTATTCAGAAAATTTACAGCCAAAAGATTGGAAGAGAATTGCCCAAAAACTAGATGATTATTCCAATTCAGATTACAAAGGGATTATTGTGGCACATGGAACAGATACCATGCATTACACATCTGCGTTTCTTAGTTTTGCGTTATCAGGATATCCTATTCCAATAGCTTTAGTAGGCTCTCAACGTTCATCAGACAGACCGTCATCGGATGCAGCACTAAATTTAATTGCTGCAGTAAAATTTTTGACCGAAGCTAATGAAAAAGGAGTTTATGTCATAATGCACAATGATGAAAACGACAAAACAATTGCTTGTCATCTAGGAACAAGAGTAAGGAAAAATCACACAAGTAAACGCGGTGCATTTCAAACAATTGGTGGGAATCCAGGATTTCTTATCGTTGAGAATTCAATTCAAAAAAACATTACAAAGAAATTCTTTCAGACAGAAAAATATCTTCCTAGAATAAACGTAGATTCACGAGTTGCTTTATTGAAATATTATCCAGGATTTGATCCTAGAATTGTAGAAAATTTGATTGATTTAGGTCATAAGGCGATAATTTTTGAAGGAACTGGTCTCGGACATATTGGAAAGAACATGTATGAAGTTGTCAAAAGTGCAAATCAATCAGGGTTATTTTTGGGGATGACATCACAATGCATTGATGGTAAAGTTAGAATGACAGTGTACGAAAGTGGCCGAGATTTAATGGATATGGGAATTATTCCATTAGGAAATTTAATTCCCGAAGTAGCACTTGTAAAAGCTATGTGGGCATTAGGAAATACTGAAGATATATCAAAAATTAAAGAAATTATGCTGCAAGAAATTTCCTCTGAATATTCTAATTAA
- a CDS encoding Glu-tRNA(Gln) amidotransferase GatDE subunit E: MAEIDPKSIGLKVGLEIHQQLATNKKLFCDCPPLELDEYDSKFSRKLRVSKSEMGEYDPAALFENIKSKTIVYCANEKSSCLVERDEEPPHDLDNDAKKIVLIIASALKSNIFSEVYPMRKMVLDGSNTSGFQRTMLVSQGGYLDVDGEQIGVQSICLEEDAAKLLGDKDNTREYSLDRLGVPLIEIALEPVSADSKEMKKIALTLGRLLRTTKKVTRGLGSIRQDVNVSITGGGIVEVKGVQQLDQLEKVVEYEAKRQHGLQIIAKKLHEKNLEKISNDDIYDITEFMKKSNSKIIKNALKTNAIIKVVKIKNFSGMFSFSPYDGIRLGKELGQLVRFFGIGGVFHSDELPNYGIELNEVKEIRKIIDANEKDAFLIIAADNVKIRFAIESIIQRIESAKYGVPSETRLATQTGETVYLRPKPGASRMYPETDIPPIIINKDEIEFAKKNIPKSWDESLKELQEKYNLNQQLAEQIFDSDYLPLFEKISSRFNILPNFVASTLCSTITNLQRQEFSVIELDEYQIMKSFELLDAQKISKESLEIIFSEIMSGKVKSVEEAIEKSSITNLSDEELEKTLEKIVQENLSLVKKQGQRSVAPLMGVAMKSLRGKAPGEKINQILQEKIKKLI, translated from the coding sequence ATGGCAGAAATAGATCCGAAAAGTATTGGGCTTAAAGTTGGATTGGAAATACATCAGCAATTGGCCACCAACAAAAAGCTATTTTGTGATTGCCCTCCCTTAGAACTAGATGAATATGATTCAAAATTTTCCCGAAAACTACGAGTATCAAAAAGTGAAATGGGCGAATATGATCCTGCAGCACTATTTGAAAATATTAAATCAAAAACGATTGTTTATTGTGCAAATGAAAAAAGTAGTTGCCTGGTAGAAAGAGATGAAGAGCCGCCTCATGATTTAGATAATGATGCAAAAAAAATTGTGCTAATCATAGCCTCAGCCTTAAAATCCAATATCTTCAGTGAGGTTTATCCCATGAGAAAAATGGTGTTAGATGGTTCCAACACTTCCGGTTTCCAACGAACAATGTTGGTTTCTCAGGGAGGGTATTTGGATGTAGATGGGGAGCAAATTGGTGTTCAATCAATCTGTCTTGAAGAAGATGCAGCTAAGCTTCTAGGTGATAAAGATAATACTAGAGAATATAGTTTGGACAGACTTGGAGTTCCACTAATTGAAATTGCATTAGAGCCAGTTAGTGCAGATTCCAAAGAGATGAAAAAAATTGCATTAACTTTAGGAAGATTACTACGAACTACAAAAAAAGTCACTAGGGGATTAGGTTCAATCAGACAGGATGTAAATGTCTCTATAACAGGCGGCGGAATTGTCGAAGTAAAAGGAGTACAACAATTAGATCAATTAGAAAAGGTAGTTGAATATGAAGCAAAAAGACAACATGGATTACAAATTATTGCAAAAAAACTACATGAAAAAAATTTAGAAAAAATATCTAATGATGATATCTATGATATAACAGAATTTATGAAAAAATCAAACTCAAAGATAATAAAAAATGCATTAAAAACGAATGCAATAATCAAAGTAGTAAAAATAAAAAATTTTTCAGGGATGTTTAGTTTTTCACCTTATGATGGCATTAGACTTGGAAAAGAATTAGGCCAATTAGTTAGATTCTTTGGAATTGGAGGAGTATTTCATTCAGATGAGCTTCCCAATTATGGAATAGAGTTGAATGAAGTTAAAGAAATTAGAAAAATAATTGATGCTAATGAAAAAGATGCTTTCTTAATTATTGCAGCAGATAATGTAAAAATTAGATTTGCCATAGAATCAATTATTCAACGTATCGAAAGTGCGAAATATGGAGTTCCTTCTGAAACAAGACTAGCTACTCAAACAGGAGAAACGGTGTATCTTAGACCAAAACCGGGAGCATCAAGAATGTATCCTGAGACAGATATACCGCCAATCATAATAAATAAAGACGAAATTGAATTTGCAAAGAAGAATATCCCAAAATCATGGGACGAATCATTAAAAGAGCTACAAGAAAAATATAATTTGAATCAACAATTAGCAGAGCAAATTTTTGATTCAGATTATCTACCATTATTTGAAAAGATCTCGTCTAGATTTAATATTTTACCAAACTTTGTTGCGTCTACATTATGTTCCACCATAACAAATCTTCAAAGACAAGAATTTTCTGTTATTGAGTTAGATGAATATCAAATAATGAAATCGTTTGAGTTGTTAGATGCTCAAAAAATTTCCAAGGAGTCACTAGAAATAATATTTTCAGAAATAATGTCAGGAAAAGTAAAATCAGTAGAAGAGGCAATTGAAAAATCTTCTATAACCAATTTATCAGATGAAGAATTGGAAAAAACATTAGAAAAAATAGTTCAAGAAAATTTAAGTTTGGTGAAAAAGCAAGGTCAAAGATCAGTTGCACCGTTAATGGGAGTAGCTATGAAATCGTTAAGAGGAAAAGCTCCAGGAGAGAAAATTAATCAAATCTTGCAGGAAAAAATTAAAAAGTTAATTTAA